In the genome of Synechococcus sp. UW179A, the window CGTTTGTGGATTGCCAGAATCAACGCTGCAGCTCGCTTGAATGGGGTCAGTTACAGCCGTTTGATCGGTGGCCTCAAAAAAGCGGATGTGCGTCTAAACCGCAAAATGCTGGCACAAATGGCAGTGGTGGACCCCTCCAGCTTCGCCAATGTGGTGAATGCAACTCAGGGTTGAATAGCGTCCCTTCACGGGAGCTCAACCGGCTTTCATGAATTCCTTTCTGCCGCAGACCTACCTGCTTGGACTGATCGGATTGCTCACAATTGCTGCCGTCATTGCAGGTCGTCAGCTTCTGCGAGTGCGTCGGGATGAATTAGAGCTCATTCGTCTCGAGCAGTCCGAAGCTGGATCCTCTAAGGATGCCGGTGATCTTTATGAGCTCGCCTGTGTCCAATTACGCAAACGTCTGTACCCGAAGGCCACAGCCACATTGCGTCAGGCCGTGAAACGCCTCAACCAAGAACCTCAGGAAGCACGGGCCCTCATCCAGAACGCGCTGGGATTTTCCCTGGCTGCTCAGAAGGATTTTGCTGGAGCTGTGCGTCATTACAAATTCGCTTTGCAGGCAAAGCAGGACTATCCCGTGGCCCTCAAC includes:
- the rplT gene encoding 50S ribosomal protein L20, producing MARVKRGNVARKRRNKILRLARGFRGSNGTLFRTANQRVMKALCNAYRDRRRRKRDFRRLWIARINAAARLNGVSYSRLIGGLKKADVRLNRKMLAQMAVVDPSSFANVVNATQG